A window of Gossypium hirsutum isolate 1008001.06 chromosome D13, Gossypium_hirsutum_v2.1, whole genome shotgun sequence genomic DNA:
TTTGATTTACAGCTTCGACAAGGCAATGTTTTTAATATTGAAGCTGGGAAACAAGCCCTGAGGAACATAAACTCACTGgctttattttcaaatattgaagTGAACCCACAACCTGATGAGAAGAATGAAGGGGGCATCATTGTTGAAATAAAGCTCAAAGAGCTGGATCAAAAATCAGCCGAAGTCAGTACGGAGTGGAGTATTGTACCCGGACGTGGGGGCCATCCCACGTTGGTATGTAaatatagttttatatttttactcaGCAATTCTGCATGTAGGTAATAAGATATTTTGATTGCACTTATAGTTTCTTATATTGTGTGCGTACCGTGCTGTGTTTTCTTTCTAGGCTTCACTTCAACCTGGTGGAACTGTATCTTTTGAGCACCGAAATCTCAAAGGGCTTAACAGGTCCATTCTCGGTTCATTGACCACCAGTAACTTTTTTAATCCTCAGGTATCTTTTTCCCCAAATAATCATGTCAGTGTATCTCCCTCTCTCGTGGTTCTTGCAATGACTATTTTCATCAGTGTTTAGTGTAAAATTTCATCTTACAATGTTCCCATTATTCTTTTCTTCAGGATGATCTTGCTTTCAAGCTAGAATATGTGCATCCATATTTGGATGGTGTTTATAATCCACGCAACCGAACTCTTCGTGCAAACTGCTTCAACAGCCGGAAACTGAGCCCAGTTTTCACCGGTGGGCCAGGAGTTGATGAAGTCCCACCAATATGGGTTGATCGAGCTGGTGTTAAATTTAACATTACAGAGGTAATCTGCTATGTTTAAAGAAGTTTTTGAAGTGATTTTTGGATTATCTGTGTCTCTGGAATCATTTATAATTGATATGATTATGCCAGAATTTCACTCGTCAAAGCAAATTCACTTACGGACTTGTGATGGAAGAGATAACAACTCGTGATGAAAGCAGTCATATATCTCCAAACGGTCAAAGAGTGCTTCCAAGTGGAGGCATCAGCGCTGATGGACCCCCGACCACACTCAGTGGTACCGGTGTTGATCGAATGGCATTTCTACAAGCAAATATCACACGCGATAATACCAAGTTTGTAAATGGAGCCATTGTTGGCGAGAGAAATGTGTTCCAGGTTAGCCTGCCTGTATATTTATGTTGTGAATCTTTTGATTGTATTAGGGTAGTCTGTCTTTTCTAACACTGATTAATATCGGGAATGAGGTGAAAGCATACTTGTAAATGGGCCTTAATATGTCGGATTCATTCTAACGAGcaataaaatatattcaaaaagGGACATGGGGGTCTAATCctcaaaatatatgaatatagGAAAAGAATCGAGCATGCATGTATCAAGTACATACCCTTATCCAGCACTCATCCCTGAGTCCGAGTAACATCAGTAGTTTATGCATAAATATACATTTTAGTCTGCCTAAAATTTGTTTCATAGCTAATTGCGGACATATATTTATTCAATGTAGGTGGACCAAGGACTTGGCATAGGCACCAAGTTCCCGTTCTTTAACCGCCACCAACTAACAATTACACGATTCCTCCAACTAAAGCAAGTGGAAGAAGGTGCCGGTAAATCCCCACCACCAGTTCTAGTCCTTCATGGACATTATGGAGGTTGCGTGGGCGACCTTCCAAGTTACGATGCTTTTACACTTGGGGGCCCCTATTCGGTGAGAGGTTATAACATGGGTGAGTTAGGTGCTGCTCGAAACATTCTTGAGGTAAGAAGGATTGGAGATACCTACTTCTTTTCCTAatcttttgtttgtttttcaatGTCATTACTTATGTTTCGCACAGAAACAGAAGCTAATGATAAAAAAGCCTTTGGAACCAAGATCAGAATAAGTGTTACATTATttgaaattactaaaatttatCTGAAAACCATTTTCTAATGTTACCTGCAGCTCGGAGCTGAGATCCGGATACCCGTGAGGAATACACACGTGTATGCATTTGCAGAGCATGGTAACGATCTTGGAAGTTCAAAGGATGTAAAGGGGAATCCAACAGAAGTCTACAGGCGAATGGGACATGGTTCGTCATACGGTGTTGGCGTCAAGCTAGGACTAGTAAGAGCTGAGTATGCTGTTGACCATAACAACGGAACTGGTGCAGTCTTCTTCCGATTTGGAGAAAGATATTAAAATGTGATTTCGGGTCTAATTCTGCTAAGGTGGGCCGTTACAGGTTCCGGTTATGGTTGAACTGTTATTTATCTTAGAAAATCTTGTTGAGAAGTATGGAACTAGGCATGTTCTTGTGTCAAATAAATTTTGTTTCGATTTTGTGCTATATAATTTTATCTTGTTCTGTAAAACCAAGGATTTATAAGGAAATTGTTGGTGCTTGATTACATACTCTTTCATGTTCTCAAAGAATAAAAACAGAACCGAATTCATTTTCGGGTTTTTCTAACTCAAAATAACACCCCTATTTCCTCCTACTTGAAAATTTTTGAGTACTTCAGTCATTGTTTTGTagctttttaaaattaagtgattaaaatgtaaatttattaatagtttagtaatTTTGGGTGTGATTGTTTTGTAGCTTTTAAAAtgaagtgattaaaatgtaaacttattaatagtgtaaattttttaaaggtaTCTAAGTCTCTTGGAATGGTGGCAAGTCGGAAAATTTTCAGatatttaaattcataaaatttgaaTTCTAATTTGCTAAAATTTTAACTAGTGGGTTCGGATATTTGAATTTGAACCTGCAACTATTAATCGAATAAGCAATGTCAATTCAGATCATGGATGTAGAGACGaaaatgaacttaattatcaaGTTCATACAccaaaatagataataataaaaatagataccAAAATGGACTCAATTACCAAGTTTAAGGACTCAAAGTTATATTAACCcttaatagtttatatatgaCATTACCCAATCATCGGAGCCAAGCATTTCTTCGATTTTGCCCATCATGCACCGTTCATTTCAATCATCCACTGATGCCTACGCCAATCTTATAGAAACCTACGCTCATGATCGAGCATTGAAACCAGGAAAACTACTTCATGCGCACCTGATCGTCAAAGGGTTGGCTCATTTGACATACTTGGCTACCAAGTTGATAGCTTTTTACACAGAGTGTGGCCAACTATCAAATGCTCGTAAACTGTTCGATAAAATTCCCAAAAGAGATATCCATCGTTGGATTTCAATCATAAGGGCATATACTCGACGCGGGTATTATCAGGAGGCGATTGGTGTTTTCACCGAAATGCAAACAGAAGGTTTGGGAATCAACAAATACCTTATCCCCAGTGTTTTGAAAGCTTGTGGACATGTTTTGGATCAAGAAACGGGGAAGAAAATACATTGCTTGTGCGTCAAGAAATCTTTCGAAAGTGATGCTTTTATTACAAGTTCCCTTATCGATATGTATTCGAAATGCGGACAAGTTGAGAAGGCAAAAAAAGTGTTCGATGGGATGTTTGTGAAAGATTTGGTAGCTTTGAATGCTGTTGTTTCGGGGTATGCTCGAATGGGGATTGTAGAAGAAGGGTTAAGTTTAGTGGAGGAAATGAAATTGATAGGAGTTAAGCCCGATGTGGTTACTTGGAACACTTTGATTGCCGGGTTTTCAAAGAAAGGTGATCATTTGTCAGTGTCTAAAGTTTTTGAATCGATGTTGGATAATGGGATCGAGCCTGATGTTGTATCATGGACTTCTGTTATATCGGGGCTTGTTCAGAATTTTCAATATGATGAAGCTTTTGATACTTTTAAGAAGATGATGAAACAAGGGTTATATCCGAGCTCGGCTACAATTAGTAGTCTTTTTCCTGCTTGTATGAATACAGTTAATTTGAAACATGGGAAAGAGGTTCATGGATATGCAACAGTGATTGGAGTTGTAGATGATGTTTACGTGAAGAGTGCTCTTGTTGATATGTATGCCAAGGGTGGCTTTATATCCGAAGCTCAAACTTTGTTTTACAAAATGTCTGAAACGAGCATTGTTACATGGAATTCGATGATTTTTGGGTACGCAAATCACGGATATTGCGAGGAAGCAATACAGCTTTTCGAACAAAtggagaaggaaggaaagaagCCAGACTACATGACTTTCATTGCTGTCCTTAGTGCATGTAGCCATGCCGGATTAATTGAGCTCGGAAAGAGTTTATTCAACTCGATACAAGAGAAGTATGAGATTTCCCTAAGGGTAGAACATTATGCTTGCCTAGTAGATCTTTTAGGTCGAGCCGGGAAACTCGATGAGGCTTATGATGTTATTAAAACAATGCCTATGGAACCGGATTTATTTGTATGGGGTGCATTATTAGGAGCATGTAGGAACCATGACAATATCAGTCTTGCTGAACTAGCAGCTAAGCATCTACGGGAGCTTGAGCCTGGTAGCAAAGGAAACAATCTGTTGTTGGCGAATTTATATGCTGATATTGGTAGTTGGGGAAATGTTGAAAAGATAAAGACGATGATGAAGAAAAAGAGGTTGAGAAAGTTTCTAGGATGTAGTTGGATAGAAGGCTCGTAATTTCTTTGGCTTGGGTTATTCGGTTGCTCTACTGGTTGTGTAGCTGCCATAACTATCTGCCTGCATGAACGGAGGTCTGAAACCAAAGGGCTTGTCGGGTCTGTTGAAAGCTACAAGCAAAGCCAAAAAGGTAACATTTCTACCAGTTTCTTCGAGTATTTCGTTTCTATTAGAAGGTAACTTAAGCTTGATTCGAAATTTGAAGTTCAAAGCTCGAGCTCAATTCAACATAAAGATTGAATTGCTCGAGCCTACTTGCCATCGCTAGTTTACTTGGTAAAAAGCTCAATTTTTGTGCTTAAACTCGAACTTAACTTCTGATTATAAAAGATTTTCAATGTTAACTAAAACTGAAAAAAGCCCAAGCTTGTGATCTACATGAGTTAAACATTAAGATACTCGATTTTGCTCGAATTGTAGTTTAAGCAGCTTGACTCAAAAATATTGAGTCGAATTCGAATTCTTCTTAAACGAACCCGAAATTTTACTCACATTAATGTTCTTTCTGGTACAATTTATTAGGttttccaaattcaaaccatCAATGCAAGTGTTAAATATTTTGAGGGTTCagtttagaatattttaaagcttagggatcaatttaaaatttatgtcatAGTTTGGGACGTTTGATGAAATTAACCCTATAggatttgttattttattttattttccctatGCCGGGTCTCCTCGATTAATAAATACTCACAATGGGCGAAGATGCAAAATCC
This region includes:
- the LOC107934200 gene encoding protein TOC75-3, chloroplastic → MHSLVAASHLLPSSTRRQLPPSPPSSSRASSRATTIKCRFASRNDEPGNPTPFLRSLSKPVALASASAATLLIRITPIFTLLSGGGGNNCGGSGGGGFSGGGGGNNGGDGNFWEKLFSPSPAIADDNNQNQEWDSHGLPANIVVQLNKLSGFKKYKLSEILFFDRRRWTTVGTEDSFFEMVSLRPGGIYTKTQLQKELETLATCGMFEKVDMEGKTNPDGTLGLTISFAESTWQSADRFRCINVGLMAQSKPIEMDPDMTDKEKLEYYKSQEKDYKRRIERARPCLLPMQVHREVLQMLRDQGKVSARLLQKIRDRVQKWYHDEGYACAQVVNFGNLNTKEVVCEVVEGDITQLVIQFQDKLGNVIEGNTQLPVVRRELPRQLRQGNVFNIEAGKQALRNINSLALFSNIEVNPQPDEKNEGGIIVEIKLKELDQKSAEVSTEWSIVPGRGGHPTLASLQPGGTVSFEHRNLKGLNRSILGSLTTSNFFNPQDDLAFKLEYVHPYLDGVYNPRNRTLRANCFNSRKLSPVFTGGPGVDEVPPIWVDRAGVKFNITENFTRQSKFTYGLVMEEITTRDESSHISPNGQRVLPSGGISADGPPTTLSGTGVDRMAFLQANITRDNTKFVNGAIVGERNVFQVDQGLGIGTKFPFFNRHQLTITRFLQLKQVEEGAGKSPPPVLVLHGHYGGCVGDLPSYDAFTLGGPYSVRGYNMGELGAARNILELGAEIRIPVRNTHVYAFAEHGNDLGSSKDVKGNPTEVYRRMGHGSSYGVGVKLGLVRAEYAVDHNNGTGAVFFRFGERY
- the LOC107933928 gene encoding pentatricopeptide repeat-containing protein At5g59600, which codes for MHRSFQSSTDAYANLIETYAHDRALKPGKLLHAHLIVKGLAHLTYLATKLIAFYTECGQLSNARKLFDKIPKRDIHRWISIIRAYTRRGYYQEAIGVFTEMQTEGLGINKYLIPSVLKACGHVLDQETGKKIHCLCVKKSFESDAFITSSLIDMYSKCGQVEKAKKVFDGMFVKDLVALNAVVSGYARMGIVEEGLSLVEEMKLIGVKPDVVTWNTLIAGFSKKGDHLSVSKVFESMLDNGIEPDVVSWTSVISGLVQNFQYDEAFDTFKKMMKQGLYPSSATISSLFPACMNTVNLKHGKEVHGYATVIGVVDDVYVKSALVDMYAKGGFISEAQTLFYKMSETSIVTWNSMIFGYANHGYCEEAIQLFEQMEKEGKKPDYMTFIAVLSACSHAGLIELGKSLFNSIQEKYEISLRVEHYACLVDLLGRAGKLDEAYDVIKTMPMEPDLFVWGALLGACRNHDNISLAELAAKHLRELEPGSKGNNLLLANLYADIGSWGNVEKIKTMMKKKRLRKFLGCSWIEGS